From the genome of Palaemon carinicauda isolate YSFRI2023 chromosome 36, ASM3689809v2, whole genome shotgun sequence:
ggtacatttttgtctttattaaattcCCAATAATACTTATATCCCATATTTTATTATATAGAATCATTCGTAAAAGAAATATTCCAATGAATTCGTAACTAGCAATTCATAAACTGGCCTTTGCCTTTTTTAGTCAATTGAAAGAGTAAACCACCTATCTTGATAGTTTCCCAGTAGaacgtgttcctattggctgaagCGTTGACAAGTTCCAAATGGAGTGATCCCATTGGCTGAAATAATCACGCGGTACTTACGTCATTGTTTTTCGAAAGccgaattttccattattttattctcAAAAAGGGCTccctgaggccatctattggtacaTTTAAAAACCACCGAAATGCCAATTTATTGATTGAAAAAATCTTAGTTTCTTTCTTTGCTATTATAATACAAAAGAATTTTGTTTATATGGTTTACTGTGAGAATACTAAAATAGATGGGATATTTAAAAAAATACGGTTTACATAGGAATCACTTTGGTAGAATTAGACATATTGGGGAGATATTTCTGGCTATAGCATTGGTAAAAACTTACAGGCCGAAgagcagggggggaggggggggggggaagaggaggaggggggggaagACCAGAATTGCCAACAATATGTATGGATAAATTTCCTTACATAGTGAGGAAgtcaataataattttcatcatacgTCAAAGGAAATGAAGTATTTATATAGAATATCATTCTATGATTTTACTTAAAAGctaattatttgaatatttcagTGGTATTTCTATTCATTAACAGTCGAAAGGTTTTCTTTCCTGATTCTACAGAGGGAAGGAATGTAAACAGATTCTTTTAGGTTTTTAAACTATTAACAAAATATGATCAGTTGGTTCATATGTAGCTCATGCAGCTATGGTTAGCATATACCTTTATGCATGAACTCTATAAAacgatatatttatacatgaacacCATACATAGATAAAAGCAGTGATCAAGAcacataacatttaaaaaaaaataaaccctaaaggAACGATCAGCAGATGACGATAAACTAGAACGATTGTATTTCATAGCAAAGAAAGATTGAGCCTAATTtctgttacattaaaaaaaaagtagaaaaatatgatGGAATATTGTGCCTAAATGTACCCTCAGTCAAGATAATTTATCTGTTTAATATGAACAACAGAAGCAATGAACCAAAacaataaaattgaaattgaaaaaaatatatctccaGTTGGAAAATATAAATATTCGAATATGGCCTTACTGAGTTATTGTGGCATAAATGTTGAtatgaatatatagtgtatatatatatatatatatatatatatatatatatatatatatatatatatatatatatatataatgtgtgtgtgtgggtgggtgtgtgaggACGAGCTATGGgagataatgttatatatatacatatatatatatatgtgtgtgtgtgtgtgtgtgtgtgtctatagatatattaagtatacatacatacacacacacacacacacacacatatatatatatatatatatatatatatatatatatatatatatatatatatatatatatatattacatatgtgtgtttgtatgtacttgtgtgcgtatgtataaaaACATAGATGTATTTTACCTCAATGATTTGGCCTTTCTCGCTCTACATAACTTACAAAAtgcttttaaatctctctctctctctctctctctctctctctctctctctctctctctctctctctctctcaaccaacgtGTTTATAATAAATCTGATCTGTGTGTGGCTTGCAACTCCAAAAGACTTGCTGAGATTTTTGAAGGCTAAACTTCTGTGGCGTCGCCCTATTCTAGGGAGGAAAGgtctatgataaaaaaagaaataaagtgtcAATTAGTTTTTGAAGAGTAGTGGAGCTAAAATGGCAGTGGTCTCCTTTTCTCGGAAGTCTTGGGAGACACTGTTACAATTCCTACATCCTTTTATTCTCTGTGGTACTATAGATGCTGGTACCTACTGACAGGGACCATTATGATACTGACATTTAATGTCAGTGACCTTTCCTTTTCTGACGTCAATGAATTCGCCTTAATCTTGAATCTATTATCCTTTTTTATCACTATATAAAACAAATAACAGATacgaaaatcttaataaaaagaagaagaatagtaagAACCTCATCAAGTAAATATTAATAGTCTAACGGTTTAGTTCTGGTTCTCAAGGATTTATTAAGATTCGATTcccattttcttttctattatttaaCTCATGATAAATACAGGTTTCTTTTTCGCTGGTCAAACATCTCCTGAGGTCATTTTAGTCTTGTCATCTAGCCTCTAGTAGATGACCTTCTGAAAAGTGGTCCTCGTAGAATGTTGCCTTTTGATCTCCTGAGGAAACATGTTTCACTCTACCTTTTGCCCTACCTTTACCTCACCCCCGCCCCCCTCAACCCATCTCAAGCCTCCTGATGGAGGTATAAAAGGACCCGAGACTCATCTTGGCAGCATCAGTCATCTGAGACATCCAGCATCATGAACTCAGTAAGTGAAACCAGATTTTCCGCCATATGAGTTCAAGCTCAGGTCTTCCAGAGGAAGATTTTAGTATTTGAAGGATCAAATTCTATTAATAGATGGATATTATTACTACAAATTAAATGGGAATTTTCTTAAGGCAAAAAGTGTAATGTGTTACAACACAAAAGATCACATTTATACATATTATTAGGCCATATTCTTAAGAGCTAGGGGCCCTTTAGAGCTCTCAAACTCTgagattctttattattattattgaagtgacTATAGTTTCGAAGATCAAAATATAGTTGAACAATTTTCCTGAATCAAAGGTCCAAAACTTATAAGATTACTTTATTTGAAGACTTGAATTAAAGATTCCTTTAACTTTGAATTATCCACAAACGTCTTCTTTATCTCTCAGGCGATCATTGCCTTCTTCGGTATCCTGGCCGTGTCCCTGGCCTCCGCACAGACCCAGGACCGCGTCGTGGCCCTCCTTCGGGATGACAGAGTCGACCAGGGCGACGGTAACTTCAACTACGCCTTCGCCGCCGACAACGGCCTCGAGATGGAGGTGGTGGGCGCCCCTGGAGCCGAGGGCGCCGTCGGCATGAGAGGATTCTACGTGTGAGTGATTTGTCAAAGGAGGATCTGGAACGTTCGTCTTGCTTTGACTTGTGTCTGtttacatttcatgaaatacttcttctctaagaaaataacatttcatgaaataaagaaagataacATTAGTTTCATGAATTGTTTACCGAAAGCAAATCTAAAGGAATTACTTGAGCACAAATAAAGATTTTGTCTCCTTTCAGACTTCCCCTGGAAAGCGGAGGAGTGGCCCGAGTGGAATTCGTAGCTGACGCCgctggattccagccttccagcgATATCCTGCCGACACCTCATCCCCTTCCAGAACACGTCTTCGAACTGCTGGAAATAGCCGAGGAATTCCGCCGACAGGGAGTCCAGTTCGACAACCAGGGACGTCGTCTCAACTAGACATTACGACGTTCCAGATGTTCCAGTTGTGAAGGAGGTGTTCCAGAAACTGTTCCAGACGTTCCAGGCACTGTTCTAAACGTTCCAGGGACTGTTCCAGACGTTCCAGGGACTCCACTTCTTAATTTAACTAATGCTCTGTTAAATGTGTAAATGCGGTGTGATGAAATTGTAAAAATGCGAAAATATAGTTCATGTTCAAACTCAAGTCAtttgttttatttcttaaaattggTTTGGTGATTTGGTTTCCTTATTTTTGCCCTTTCTTCTGTTTTCCCTGTTCAAAAAGTAGGCCTATCACTTCTTATCAAACTGAAATAAAGAGACTACACAGGTTAGAGAATGAGGTATATAGGAAAACATATAGGTGGCCCTAGAAGTACAGCTAATATTACCTTACGAGGAGATATAGAGGTATCTTCTATGAAAACGAGGATGACGGGTGGGAAGCTGCAGTACACAAACTGTATCATGAATGGGAAGAACAAAATACACAAAACAATAATCCAGGACATTAATGAAAAAGGAGAAAGATGGTGGAAACAAACAGCAAAGTACCTACATGAATTAAATTTGTTTATAAGGCAGATGAGAAGAATGACCAAGATAGAAATAAAATCCAAAACCAGAAAGTGGGACACTGAAAATTGGAATGAAGAATtggaaagtaaagtgagcttagaaaaaTACAGTAAGTggaaaaatgaaattaaagaagaaatatggGGCAATATATTTTCCTCAGTGAAGAAGAAATATATGGCAATATATTTGCCTCAGTGAAGAAGAAATATATGCCAATATATTTGCCTTAGTGAAGAagaaatatatgacaatatatttgCCTCAGTGAAGACGAAATATATGGCAATAAATTTGCCTCAGTGAAGAAGAAATATATGGCAATATATTTGCCTCAGTCAAGAAGAAATATATGGCAATATATTTGCCTCAGTGAAGAAGAAATATATGGCAATATATTTGCCTCAGTGAAGACGAAACATATGGCAATATATTTGCCTCAGTGATGAAAAAATATATGGCAATATACTTGCCTCAGTGAAGAAGAAATATATGGCAATATATTTGCCTCAATGAAGACGAAATATATGGCAATATATTTACCCCAGTGAAGACGAAATATATGGCAATATATTTGCCTCAGTAAAGACGAAATATATGGCAATATATTTGCCTCAGTGAAGAAATATATGGCAATATATTTGCCTCTGTAAAGAAGAAATATACGGCAATATATTTCCCTCAGTGATATTTTTAGATCCAGTGATTGCCGGACCGGGTtttgagtcccgttcagactcgttagtttctttagtcgctgcaaccttatcatcctcgtgagctaaggataggagtttgggggagactataggtctatcttctgagtcatcagcagccattgcctggttcttcttggtcctagcttgggtggagagtgggtcaggcgctgatcatatgtaatatggtcaatctctaggcattgtcctgcctgatagggcaatgtcactgtcccttccctctgccattcgtgagtagcctttaaacctttaaaataaacattataaatagacacaatgggggaagtgtaaactatatttttttttaaaaatcctgAATAAGATattaccctttttttttgggggggggggcgtgggtttgccaggaatatagaaaagaaagacaCGAATTAATTTATATTCAACAACCTCACGAGAAAGAAAATAAttggattatttttattcagtgaaagaaaattaaaagaaaaatatcaaacctgatgtaaaaaaaaaggcaaaacagtaTAAAAGAACGGTAAACTCAAATAACCAGATTAtttgaggcgccgttgcaaaggctatgcctcaccctctGAACTCGAGTCAAATAGGTGGAGTCATTCATTTGTTGATACCGTTACCCTCTTTGTAGAAGCTACCTGACTCCAGGTCTTATCGTGATTTTGCAGTTCATGTACGTAATGCTGCGgtgaaagtgattattattattattattattattattattattattattattattattattattatcattagctaagctacagccccagttggaaaagcaagatgctataagcccaagggctccaacagggaaaaatctatTCGAGGGAAAGCTGGATAATGAAAACCAGACATACGTACACAAGCCAACAAAACACACATatctaatggtttaaaggccgctcatgaatggcagaggcaagggacaatgacattgccctatcaagcaggacaatgccccagagactgaccatatcatttGGTCAGCGCctgagccccctctccatccaagcgaggaccaaggaggaccaggcaatggctgctgatgactcagcagatataactAAAGGCTCTCCCAAGCCAGAccgcccaagctaggagcaagaagggccaggcagtagctgctgaggactcagcagatagacctataggctcccctaaaccgcaactccttagctcacaagaatggtgagtttgcagcgaccaaaggaactaacgagtttaagcggggactcgatccccagtctggcaaccaccaggcaaggacgcttccaCCAGGTCACCAAaatccaggccaccacaacccaggccaccacaacctttaatctttatttttttccttttgttgttaACATGAAATATTCCTCTAACCATGATTTCTCAGCAAATTTACAGAAAAAGACGTTACTACATCTGGGCCCCTCTTCTTGGCCCCTTCTTGGTAACCTGTTGGACGGGAAGTGATCCACAGAACCTAGGGGGATATTAAACTTAGTGCTGTACCACTCAGTCGTGGTGCCCACTTTAGCTGCTTGCTCCTCAAAGGTCAGCACTGATATTGGCACATGTCTGaatcatatatacccatatatatatatatatatatatatatatatatatatatatatatatatgtatatatatatatatatatatatatatatatatatatatatatatacatatatatatatatatatatatatatatatatatatatatatatatatatatatatacacacacacacacacacatatatatatatatatatatatatatatatatatatatatatagcctatatatatatatatatatatatatatatatatatatatatatatatatatatatatatattcacatacatttatgaacctatatttacacacacacacacacacgtatatatatatatatatatatatatatatatatatatatatatatacagtatattatacgtttttcttaatttatatactgtagatttatCACTTTGTCTCTTCTTTATACATCACATATACTATGCAAAAATTCCATcacaacaaaaataattttttagtatagTAATTCCATAAAGGAGATTCGGCTCAACAGCGTTCTCGTCGACTTTCACTTTACCTTAAGTAGACAATTTAACTATCGAGATAATCATATACAGTGCATTTGCCATGTAGCTTTTGTTCCTTTAACTATTCTGTGactcatttctttttatttatcttatgtTAATCAGGTATATTTACTTAAAAGAGTTTACTGAATTCATCAATTAACCATTCATATTAATGTTCGATTGGCCATCTTCCTTGCTCCAACCTACACCCCTAGCCTTACTGGTGCTCACACCTGCTCTCAACTGTGCTATTTGCGagcattttcaaaattataattatctatctatctatctatgtatatatactatatatatatatatatatatatatatatatatatatatatatatatatatatatatatatatatatatatatctagatagatagatagatatagtgtatatatatacatatatatatatatatatatatatatatatatatatatatatatgtatatatatatacactttatctatctatctatatatacagtatatatatatatatatatatatatatatatatatatgtatatatatatatatatatatatatgtatatatataaagtatgtgtgtttgtgttatatacatatacattatatgtacacacacacacacacacacacacacacatatatatatatatatatatatatatatatatatatatatatatatatatattcatatatattcatatacacgttcgcatatgaatataaatatctatctatatgtgtatatgtgcgtcTGTTTGTCTGTGTGCATACGGATCTATGTATGtctacatgcatgcatatatattccCATATTTGCATGCATACATAGGAATGTATATacctgtgtacacacacatatagatagatgatcgaaacatacatacatacatacaaacatacatatgttaGTTTCTCCCAAACTATGCAATTATCCAATTCTCTTCAATAAATCTTGCCCCTATTTGAATGTTATGGTcgcatatataatattttcttcagTCCCCACAATCTCTTAACTTCGTCCTATAACTTCTTGCCATTCAAAGTAAGACTAAACTTCACAATGAAATTTAGCAAGGTCAGTTTGTGGAGAGGTGACCGCTAATCATCCCCATTCTCTCAAAGACCTTAGAAGTTATATGGCTGTAGCCATAGGTTAGAATATAACCGTAATTGGACATTAATAGAATATTACTTCTAATCAAACGAAATGTAAACAGTCActgagaatttatttacaatatatcacattacagacaaacacacacacacagaagtgcTAGGTTAAGACGCGATTCGTTACACCGGAAACTATTCTTGTCGACATCTTAGTTGACACGACGTCCCTGGATGTCGAATTGGATGCCCTCGGCTCTCTGCTGTTCGGCGATCCTGATCTGTTCGAGGGCGTGGGCGGgcatggggtggggggtggggaggatGTCGCTGATGGGCTGGAAGCCGCCTTCGTCGGCGACGAACTCAACGCGGGCGAAGCCACCATCGATCAAAGGCAAGCtggaaagagaaagaaggaatATGCTTGATATTGAACATTCCAGGGGTTGGTTGTAGTTCACACGCGATAAACTATTTGTTTTTATCAATTTCATTgaggaaatatatgatttttattaatattttatggtTATTACATGAACATCTAAATTTAACTAATTTGAACTAGTCCGAATCAAATTCCAGACTGTGAAATTTGACTATAATTTGACCCAGTCTCTACCATATTAAATCTGTTAAAATTAACAGTAACTTTACCTAGTTCAGATCAAATAACAATCTGTTAAATTTGGCTGTAATTTGACCCAGTCCAGATCAAATTCCAGTCTGTCAAATTTGATTGGAACTTGATCTAATC
Proteins encoded in this window:
- the LOC137628426 gene encoding cuticle protein AMP2-like, with the translated sequence MNSAIIAFFGILAVSLASAQTQDRVVALLRDDRVDQGDGNFNYAFAADNGLEMEVVGAPGAEGAVGMRGFYVLPLESGGVARVEFVADAAGFQPSSDILPTPHPLPEHVFELLEIAEEFRRQGVQFDNQGRRLN